One Peribacillus simplex NBRC 15720 = DSM 1321 genomic region harbors:
- a CDS encoding IS110 family transposase has translation MNPVVGLDISKGESQVQAFLDKGKPYQRSFKITHTVEGLNLLVAFLEDVKKESGQKPSVVLEATGHYQAPVVHYLEERGYLLIIINPLISYKARGSSLRKVKTDAIDAYLLCELFYKEELEPYKKRGVQLLNLRNLTRQHENITGVMVQTKLQFQAVLEQVFPEYKGVFGDLYSVVSLLTLSEFPSSEDILKASEEAMTARIFELCKSRSIKWANEKAIQLKAAAARNPFEKTVYQSHILSLGMYINILLQYKEHLSKLEAEIDALAKEIEEYTILKSIPGIGEKIAATIISEIGEIDRFNNPKKLVAFSGVDPSVFESGKFTATKNRITKRGSSRLRHALYMAVRCAIRDCRKSKTTDEIIPRNKKLRVFYDKKREEGKPYKVAVIACVNKLLHWIFALLKNKMTFQDIV, from the coding sequence ATGAATCCAGTCGTTGGTCTGGATATTTCAAAAGGGGAAAGTCAGGTTCAAGCATTTTTGGATAAGGGTAAACCTTATCAAAGGAGTTTTAAAATAACTCATACTGTTGAGGGGCTTAATTTACTTGTAGCGTTTCTTGAGGATGTAAAGAAAGAGTCTGGTCAGAAGCCTTCAGTCGTTTTAGAAGCCACTGGACATTATCAAGCTCCAGTCGTTCATTACTTGGAAGAACGAGGATATTTATTGATTATCATTAATCCATTGATTTCATATAAGGCAAGAGGATCAAGCTTAAGAAAGGTAAAAACAGATGCCATTGATGCCTATCTTCTCTGTGAGTTGTTTTATAAAGAAGAATTAGAGCCATATAAAAAGCGTGGAGTCCAGTTATTGAACCTTCGTAATCTCACAAGACAACATGAAAACATAACTGGCGTTATGGTTCAAACAAAGCTTCAATTTCAGGCAGTGCTTGAACAAGTGTTTCCTGAATATAAAGGAGTTTTTGGAGATTTATATTCTGTGGTGTCACTCTTAACTCTTTCAGAGTTCCCCTCTTCAGAGGACATTTTGAAGGCAAGTGAAGAAGCAATGACAGCAAGGATATTTGAGTTATGCAAGAGTAGATCAATTAAATGGGCAAATGAAAAAGCGATTCAGCTTAAAGCTGCGGCAGCTCGTAACCCTTTTGAAAAGACAGTCTATCAGAGTCATATTTTAAGCCTTGGTATGTATATAAATATTCTTCTTCAGTACAAAGAGCATCTATCAAAGTTAGAGGCAGAGATAGACGCCCTCGCTAAAGAAATTGAAGAATATACGATCCTCAAATCTATCCCAGGTATCGGAGAAAAGATCGCGGCAACGATTATTTCTGAAATTGGTGAGATAGATCGATTTAATAATCCTAAAAAACTTGTAGCTTTCTCTGGAGTTGATCCTAGTGTATTCGAATCCGGTAAGTTTACAGCTACCAAAAATAGAATCACTAAAAGAGGTTCTAGCAGACTTCGACATGCCTTATATATGGCGGTTCGTTGTGCTATTCGTGATTGCCGGAAGTCTAAGACAACTGATGAAATTATCCCTCGAAATAAGAAGCTACGCGTGTTTTATGACAAGAAACGCGAGGAAGGAAAGCCTTATAAGGTAGCCGTCATAGCCTGTGTAAATAAGCTCTTACACTGGATTTTCGCTCTATTAAAGAACAAAATGACTTTCCAAGATATTGTTTAA